Proteins from a single region of Parasedimentitalea psychrophila:
- a CDS encoding antibiotic biosynthesis monooxygenase family protein: MIAVLFEVRIAEGRKPDYLQVAADLLPVLQQSDGFISVERFQSLSDPDKLLSLSFWRDEQAVRSWRQTAEHRGGQSQGRGGIFADYRLRVASVLRDYGMEDRDQAPKDSRELHG, from the coding sequence ATGATTGCAGTGCTGTTTGAAGTCCGTATCGCCGAGGGCCGCAAGCCCGACTATCTGCAGGTTGCCGCTGATTTGCTGCCGGTGTTGCAGCAGAGTGATGGCTTCATCTCGGTTGAACGGTTCCAAAGCCTGAGTGACCCGGACAAGCTGCTGTCGCTGTCCTTTTGGCGCGACGAACAGGCGGTCCGGTCCTGGCGCCAAACGGCAGAGCATCGCGGCGGCCAGAGCCAGGGGCGCGGCGGTATCTTCGCAGACTACCGCCTGCGGGTGGCCAGTGTGCTTCGCGACTATGGCATGGAGGACCGGGATCAGGCGCCCAAAGACAGCCGCGAGCTGCACGGCTGA
- a CDS encoding NADPH-dependent 2,4-dienoyl-CoA reductase has product MTEYPNLLAPLDLGFTTLKNRVLMGSMHTGLEETRDWNRVAEFYASRARGEVGLMVTGGIGPNLEGSVLPGAAMMTCDDDVNNHAIVTDRVHQAGGKIAMQILHAGRYAYGPKCVAPSAIKSPISPFPPTALDEDGIEKQIADIVNAAVLAQRAGYDGVEIMGSEGYFLNQFLVKHTNKREDRWGGSYENRMRLAVEVVRRTRAAVGVNFIIIFRLSMIDLVPNGSTHDEVVQLAVAVEKVGATIINSGIGWHEARIPTIATSVPRAAFAWITKKLMGKIGIPLIASNRINTPEVGEEVLATGCADMVSMARPMLADADFVKKAMRGAGDQIAPCIACNQACLDHTFGGKLTSCLVNPQACYETELLIEIAPVAKTIAIVGAGPAGLSTALTAAKRGHVVTLFDQADELGGQLNMAKQVPGKEEFRGLVDWYRTMVAKAGITVKLGTKVSADDLAGFDEVVIAAGVVPRDPEIPGQDRDNVLSYIDVLRGKAPVGQHVAVIGAGGIGFDVCEFLLEDGHSPTTDLPLWMKEWGVADPEEHRAGLAPEGPQPGAPARRVTLLQRKTKAHGKGLGKTTGWIHRATLRMKQVEMLGGVNYERIDDEGLHVSFGEARDTPTVIPADTIVLCSGQLPERTLADALAERGVACHVIGGADVAAELDAKRAINQGTRLAASF; this is encoded by the coding sequence ATGCATCGCGGGCACGCGGCGAGGTAGGCCTGATGGTCACCGGCGGCATTGGCCCCAATCTTGAAGGCTCGGTCCTGCCCGGCGCGGCGATGATGACCTGCGACGACGACGTCAACAACCACGCCATTGTCACCGACCGCGTTCATCAGGCCGGTGGCAAGATCGCGATGCAGATCCTGCATGCCGGGCGCTATGCTTACGGCCCCAAATGTGTCGCCCCCAGTGCGATAAAATCGCCGATCTCTCCGTTCCCGCCCACGGCGCTGGATGAGGATGGCATCGAAAAACAGATCGCCGATATCGTCAACGCCGCCGTCCTGGCGCAAAGGGCCGGCTATGACGGTGTCGAGATCATGGGCTCTGAGGGCTATTTCCTCAACCAATTCCTGGTCAAGCACACCAACAAACGGGAGGACCGCTGGGGCGGATCTTATGAGAACCGAATGCGCCTGGCTGTTGAGGTGGTGCGCCGCACCCGTGCGGCTGTGGGGGTGAATTTCATTATCATCTTCCGGCTGTCGATGATCGACCTGGTGCCCAATGGGTCCACCCATGACGAGGTGGTGCAACTGGCCGTCGCGGTTGAGAAAGTCGGCGCCACCATTATCAATTCTGGTATCGGCTGGCACGAGGCACGCATCCCCACCATCGCCACCAGCGTTCCGCGCGCCGCTTTTGCCTGGATCACCAAGAAACTGATGGGCAAGATTGGCATTCCGCTGATTGCCTCGAACCGGATCAACACGCCCGAGGTCGGCGAAGAGGTGCTGGCCACAGGCTGCGCCGATATGGTGTCGATGGCGCGTCCGATGCTGGCGGATGCGGATTTTGTCAAAAAGGCAATGCGTGGCGCAGGCGATCAGATCGCCCCCTGCATCGCCTGCAATCAGGCCTGTCTGGACCATACATTCGGCGGCAAGCTGACCTCGTGCCTGGTCAACCCGCAGGCCTGCTATGAGACCGAACTGCTGATCGAGATCGCTCCCGTCGCCAAGACCATCGCCATTGTGGGCGCAGGTCCGGCTGGGCTGTCCACCGCATTGACCGCCGCAAAGCGCGGCCATGTGGTCACCCTGTTCGACCAGGCGGACGAGCTTGGCGGTCAGCTGAACATGGCCAAGCAGGTGCCGGGCAAAGAGGAATTCCGGGGATTGGTGGACTGGTATCGCACCATGGTGGCCAAGGCCGGGATCACCGTGAAACTGGGCACCAAAGTGAGCGCCGATGATCTGGCCGGGTTTGACGAGGTGGTGATTGCCGCCGGCGTTGTCCCGCGGGACCCTGAGATCCCCGGCCAGGACCGCGACAACGTGCTGAGCTATATCGACGTGCTGCGCGGCAAGGCCCCCGTTGGTCAGCATGTTGCGGTGATCGGCGCCGGCGGTATTGGCTTTGATGTCTGCGAATTCCTGCTGGAGGACGGCCACAGCCCGACAACCGACCTGCCGCTGTGGATGAAGGAATGGGGGGTCGCCGATCCCGAGGAGCACCGCGCCGGACTTGCGCCAGAAGGCCCACAACCAGGCGCACCGGCCCGCAGGGTGACTCTGTTGCAGCGCAAGACCAAGGCGCATGGCAAGGGGCTGGGCAAGACCACCGGCTGGATCCACCGCGCAACGCTGAGAATGAAGCAGGTCGAGATGCTGGGCGGGGTCAACTATGAGCGGATCGACGATGAGGGGCTGCATGTCTCGTTTGGCGAGGCCCGCGACACCCCGACGGTGATCCCAGCTGATACCATCGTGCTGTGCTCGGGTCAGCTGCCCGAGCGCACACTGGCGGATGCTTTGGCCGAGCGCGGTGTTGCCTGTCATGTCATCGGCGGCGCCGATGTGGCGGCAGAATTGGACGCCAAACGGGCGATCAATCAGGGCACCCGTCTGGCCGCTTCGTTCTAA
- a CDS encoding OmpA family protein encodes MIRALAIIGAAALALPVLASDLSPPAGAQFLSMRQSPLARYALPMGPAVGDTVPVRHFEGQVLRRTWRLTGQTSAMQMFVPMRQQLQAAGYQVQFQCQTLDCGGFDFRFGIEVVPAPDMTVDIGDFQFLSAIKGADQALSLLVSRSGTSTYIQLIEVRPTSADPLQIAAPESLPEVTVADLPGQVAQAGILEALISDGRVVLTGLLFETGSARLGKGPFEQLTQLAAVLAASPEMRISLVGHTDNIGNQDKNITLSHRRARSVRERLLKQFEIDEAQIETAGVGYMAPLTSNLTDEGRDANRRVEAVLLSR; translated from the coding sequence GCGCCCAGTTTCTCAGCATGCGGCAAAGCCCATTGGCCCGCTACGCGCTGCCAATGGGGCCTGCGGTTGGTGACACTGTCCCGGTTCGGCACTTTGAAGGCCAGGTGCTGCGCCGCACCTGGCGGTTGACGGGGCAGACCAGCGCGATGCAGATGTTTGTGCCGATGCGGCAACAGCTGCAGGCGGCGGGGTATCAGGTCCAGTTCCAATGCCAGACGCTGGACTGCGGCGGATTCGATTTCCGCTTTGGCATCGAGGTGGTTCCGGCGCCGGACATGACGGTTGATATTGGTGATTTTCAATTTCTGTCAGCAATCAAAGGCGCCGATCAGGCGCTGTCGCTATTGGTGTCTCGCTCGGGGACCTCGACCTATATTCAGCTGATCGAGGTCCGCCCGACCAGTGCCGATCCGCTGCAGATTGCCGCTCCCGAATCCCTGCCTGAGGTGACGGTGGCAGATCTGCCCGGGCAGGTCGCGCAGGCCGGCATACTGGAGGCCCTGATCTCGGATGGTCGGGTGGTGCTGACGGGGCTGCTGTTCGAAACCGGCTCTGCCCGTCTTGGTAAAGGGCCGTTTGAACAACTGACCCAGCTGGCGGCGGTATTGGCGGCCTCGCCCGAGATGCGCATTTCGCTTGTCGGTCACACCGATAACATTGGCAATCAGGACAAAAACATCACCCTGTCGCATCGCCGTGCTAGGTCCGTTCGCGAAAGATTGCTAAAACAGTTTGAGATTGATGAGGCCCAGATTGAGACCGCAGGGGTTGGATATATGGCACCGCTGACCAGCAATCTGACGGACGAGGGGCGTGATGCCAATCGTCGGGTCGAAGCGGTGCTGCTGTCGCGGTAG
- a CDS encoding LysR family transcriptional regulator, with translation MDRLTEMEAFANVVDQGGFTDAARKMGISKSAVSKHVSSLEARLGARLLNRTTRRVSPTEIGLAYYDRARRVLNDAGEADALVTSMQSAPSGLLRISVATDFGVNHLSPVLSEFLNDFPDITVNMVLNNRFVELISEGFDMALRIGELEDSTLRARKLTETTKRMIASPGYLEKFGRPQKIDDLNAHKLLHYSNQSSGNMWKLTAPSGEKRQVRTAGWLSVNDGQSLLNAAISGLGIAYLPSYLYSSAMAEGLIEDVMPNLPIETQGIYAVYPPGRFTQPKVRAFIDFLVHAFADKGPGDW, from the coding sequence ATGGACCGACTGACCGAAATGGAAGCCTTTGCCAATGTGGTGGACCAAGGTGGGTTTACCGACGCGGCGCGCAAGATGGGCATCTCCAAATCCGCGGTGTCGAAACATGTGTCCAGCCTTGAGGCCCGGCTGGGAGCCCGGCTGCTGAACCGCACCACCCGCCGGGTGTCGCCGACCGAGATTGGTCTGGCCTATTATGACCGGGCGCGACGGGTGCTGAACGACGCAGGCGAAGCCGACGCGCTGGTGACCTCGATGCAATCGGCGCCATCCGGGCTGCTGCGCATTTCCGTGGCCACCGATTTCGGCGTCAACCACCTGTCCCCCGTGCTCTCCGAATTCCTGAATGATTTCCCTGACATCACCGTCAACATGGTCTTGAACAACCGCTTTGTTGAACTGATATCAGAGGGCTTTGACATGGCGCTGCGCATCGGTGAGCTGGAAGACAGCACCCTGCGCGCCCGCAAATTGACCGAGACCACCAAGCGGATGATTGCCTCGCCCGGGTATCTGGAGAAATTTGGCCGCCCGCAAAAGATTGACGACTTGAATGCCCATAAACTGCTGCATTACTCGAACCAATCGAGCGGCAACATGTGGAAACTGACAGCGCCGTCCGGCGAAAAACGTCAGGTCCGTACGGCCGGCTGGCTTAGCGTCAATGATGGCCAATCGCTGTTGAACGCGGCCATTTCAGGTCTCGGCATCGCCTATTTGCCCAGCTATCTGTATTCATCTGCGATGGCAGAAGGGCTGATCGAAGATGTGATGCCAAACCTGCCGATCGAAACTCAAGGCATCTACGCCGTCTATCCGCCGGGCCGGTTCACCCAGCCCAAAGTGCGCGCCTTTATCGATTTTCTGGTGCACGCCTTTGCCGACAAAGGCCCCGGCGACTGGTAA
- a CDS encoding NIPSNAP family protein: MLTCIIRYQIDPTKKAQFEQYARNWGQAIPRCGADLIGYYAPHEGSSTLAYGIYNVASLADYEAYRSRLAADPLGQENYRFAQQEKFLLREDRTWLKQVSLPHGDPR; this comes from the coding sequence ATGCTGACCTGTATCATCCGCTACCAAATCGACCCGACCAAAAAAGCCCAGTTCGAGCAATACGCCCGCAACTGGGGCCAGGCGATCCCACGCTGCGGCGCCGATCTGATCGGCTACTATGCGCCGCACGAGGGCTCCTCTACATTGGCCTATGGCATCTACAACGTGGCCAGCCTGGCCGATTACGAGGCCTATCGAAGCCGTCTTGCCGCCGACCCGCTGGGGCAGGAGAATTACCGCTTTGCCCAGCAAGAGAAGTTCCTGTTGCGCGAAGACCGGACTTGGCTGAAACAGGTCTCTTTGCCACATGGAGACCCGAGATGA